One Mucilaginibacter ginkgonis genomic region harbors:
- the topA gene encoding type I DNA topoisomerase, producing the protein MAKNLLIVESPAKAKTIEGYLGKDFVVKSSYGHIRDLVKSEDAIDIAHDFQQKYEVPADKKQVVSELKKLAKEAEVIWLASDEDREGEAISWHLFETLGLKEANTRRIVFHEITKPAIIRAIENPRTINYHLVNAQQARRVLDRLVGFELSPVLWKKVKPSLSAGRVQSVAVRLIVDREREINKFQSEAAFRVTAIFGKGREAFKAELNERFAKQEDAEKFLNDCIGADFNVKSLDTRPAKRSPAAPFTTSTLQQEASRKLGFSVSRTMSVAQKLYESGRITYMRTDSVNLSDTALNAAASEIVSAYGQQYHQQRQYKTKSASAQEAHEAIRPTYFNVHSFEGDNAEKRLYELIWKRAIASQMSEAQFERTVARISVSTRPEELVANGEVMKFDGFLKVYLESTDEDEKEDNIEEGDSAILPPLTKGQLLSLTEMTAVERYSRPPARYTEASLVKKLEELGIGRPSTYAPTISTIQNRGYVVKEEREGKTRAYRVLTLKNSSIAKEEKTEITGADKNKMFPTDIGAVVNDFLVQHFNGIVDYHFTAGVEKQFDEIAQGLQEWTVMIRKFYDPFHQEVETTKATADRASGERELGVHPESGKKLSVRIGRYGPFVQIGEADDEQKQYASLRAGQMIETISLEEALELFKLPKKVGLFEEKEMTVAIGKFGPYIRHNSAFYSLPKGIDPLDVAEDQAIEIILDKRKRDAERLIKTFDENPEVKILNGRWGPYIEFEKLNVKIPKDKDPHTLTFDEVKALADATAAEPKKGRFGKVIAAKAAPAAKKATTAKKQAAKKSPAKNAPAKKSTGKK; encoded by the coding sequence ATGGCAAAAAATTTACTGATCGTAGAATCACCGGCGAAGGCCAAAACTATAGAAGGATATCTGGGCAAAGACTTTGTTGTAAAGTCGAGTTATGGCCATATCCGCGATCTGGTAAAGTCTGAAGATGCCATAGATATCGCTCATGATTTTCAACAGAAATATGAAGTACCTGCCGATAAAAAACAGGTAGTGAGCGAGTTAAAAAAATTAGCAAAAGAGGCAGAGGTGATATGGCTCGCATCCGATGAGGACCGTGAGGGGGAAGCCATATCATGGCATTTGTTTGAGACACTTGGGCTTAAAGAAGCTAATACCCGCCGGATTGTATTTCACGAGATTACAAAGCCGGCCATCATACGCGCAATTGAAAATCCGCGCACCATTAACTACCATTTGGTAAATGCCCAGCAGGCACGCAGGGTTTTAGACCGTTTGGTGGGTTTTGAGCTTTCGCCCGTTTTGTGGAAGAAAGTTAAACCGTCTTTATCAGCCGGTCGTGTGCAATCTGTTGCCGTGAGATTGATCGTAGACCGCGAGCGCGAGATCAACAAATTTCAGTCTGAAGCCGCCTTCCGTGTAACTGCCATTTTTGGTAAAGGCCGTGAGGCATTTAAAGCCGAACTGAATGAGCGTTTCGCAAAGCAAGAGGATGCCGAAAAGTTCCTGAACGATTGTATAGGTGCTGATTTCAATGTCAAGTCTCTGGATACACGCCCGGCAAAACGTTCGCCGGCTGCGCCATTCACTACCTCAACCCTGCAGCAAGAAGCCAGCCGCAAACTTGGCTTTTCTGTATCGAGGACGATGTCTGTAGCACAGAAACTTTATGAATCGGGCCGTATCACATATATGCGTACCGATTCTGTTAACTTGTCGGACACAGCGTTAAATGCTGCCGCAAGCGAAATCGTTTCGGCTTACGGACAGCAATATCATCAGCAAAGGCAATATAAAACTAAATCGGCCAGCGCGCAGGAGGCGCACGAAGCCATCCGTCCAACTTACTTCAATGTCCACAGTTTTGAGGGCGATAACGCGGAAAAACGTTTGTACGAACTGATTTGGAAACGCGCCATCGCATCGCAAATGAGCGAAGCTCAATTTGAGCGTACCGTTGCACGAATCAGCGTATCTACCCGCCCGGAAGAACTTGTGGCGAACGGTGAGGTGATGAAATTTGATGGCTTCCTGAAGGTTTATCTGGAGTCTACTGACGAGGACGAAAAGGAAGACAATATTGAAGAAGGCGACAGCGCCATACTGCCACCGTTAACCAAAGGGCAATTATTATCATTAACAGAAATGACGGCGGTGGAGCGTTACTCACGTCCCCCGGCAAGATACACGGAAGCAAGCCTGGTAAAAAAACTGGAGGAACTGGGCATTGGCAGGCCGTCTACCTATGCCCCTACCATTTCTACTATCCAAAACCGCGGATATGTGGTTAAAGAAGAGCGCGAAGGCAAAACACGCGCCTACCGTGTACTAACCTTAAAGAACAGCAGCATAGCTAAAGAAGAAAAGACCGAAATAACAGGAGCCGATAAGAACAAAATGTTCCCGACCGACATTGGCGCGGTAGTGAACGATTTTCTGGTGCAGCATTTTAATGGTATTGTCGACTATCATTTTACCGCAGGTGTTGAGAAGCAGTTCGACGAAATTGCACAGGGCTTGCAGGAATGGACGGTTATGATCCGCAAGTTTTACGACCCGTTTCATCAGGAAGTAGAAACCACCAAAGCAACCGCTGACCGCGCCAGCGGGGAGCGCGAATTAGGCGTTCACCCCGAAAGCGGCAAAAAGCTTTCAGTTCGTATCGGCCGTTACGGGCCCTTTGTGCAAATCGGCGAAGCGGACGATGAGCAGAAACAATATGCCAGCCTGCGTGCGGGCCAGATGATAGAAACAATCAGCCTTGAGGAGGCATTGGAACTATTCAAGTTGCCTAAAAAAGTTGGCCTGTTTGAAGAAAAGGAGATGACCGTAGCTATCGGCAAATTCGGACCTTACATACGCCATAATAGTGCGTTCTATTCGCTTCCTAAAGGTATAGATCCGTTAGACGTTGCAGAAGATCAGGCAATTGAGATTATTCTTGATAAACGCAAGCGTGATGCAGAAAGATTGATCAAAACCTTCGATGAAAATCCCGAGGTAAAGATCCTTAATGGCCGCTGGGGACCATACATAGAATTTGAAAAACTGAACGTTAAAATTCCTAAAGATAAAGACCCGCATACGCTTACTTTCGATGAGGTGAAAGCGCTTGCAGATGCTACCGCCGCCGAACCTAAAAAAGGACGATTTGGCAAAGTGATAGCTGCAAAAGCTGCTCCGGCAGCAAAAAAAGCAACTACGGCGAAGAAGCAAGCCGCGAAAAAATCGCCGGCTAAGAATGCGCCGGCTAAGAAATCCACAGGTAAGAAATAA
- a CDS encoding gliding motility-associated C-terminal domain-containing protein: MKLKLLRNCIFIIVFIAAAAVPRISFAQGCPVNVDFENGDFNQWTCYRGVTSSSGQTNYISVNQSSPTNGVHTIIPKGTQLDPYGKFPITPPDGSKYAVRLGNDGTGAQAERLSYNFTVPQTDFALTYQYAVVLQDPNHSAEQQPRFTAKVLDLTTNTYISCSSFNYVATANIPGFKKSTVSNMVIYKGWTPVTIDLSAFKGRQMQLEFTTADCTQGGHFGYAYIDVNRTCSSIINGNNYCANTTDVPLLGPAGYATYQWYNEDRSTLLGTTNPLIIKPVDGQKVILDLTPYDGFGCAATLTTTLHKSSLAMTVTDPPAVCYPATVDVTKAVKVTDDLAVINVFTDAACTNPVDDPKAIATSGTYYIQAYNLTCGSLTQSVNVTVNPKPNLKVTNPPTACSYETVDLSAAAIVAGSDAGLTYTFFADANATVPLTDYSKVKAAGTYYIVGTNKYGCSTIQAVNITFYPPIDLVVQDPGAVCFPSTVDITTPGIANNTSTGGVLSYWKDVNATVPLVDPTKIIDSGVYYIKLIDPNACQVIKPVNVTVHSLPTLKITAPKDVCLPGNVDITQAYITKGSKDINKLSYWRDAKATIALNNPTSVTDSGKYYIKATSVFGCETVDSVLVGIHKLPVLKITAPAGVYQPQTINLAAPAVTAGSSPRLYFSYYLDSTLTIRVPNQYKVSATGTYYIKAENVYGCDTSAAVKIIVAEVPDIKVPKAFTPGQTTNDRLYPFLIGIKLLKVFKVYNRWGNLVFQTSNAAPGAGWDGNTNGKINFMDTYSWVAEGYDQLGNLVHRTGNTLILK, translated from the coding sequence TTGAAGCTTAAACTTTTACGAAACTGTATTTTTATTATCGTATTCATTGCTGCTGCCGCAGTGCCACGGATTAGTTTTGCGCAAGGCTGTCCTGTAAATGTTGATTTTGAAAACGGTGATTTTAATCAATGGACCTGTTATCGTGGCGTGACTTCTTCTTCCGGTCAGACCAATTATATTTCTGTAAATCAAAGTTCACCCACGAATGGCGTTCATACCATTATTCCCAAGGGTACCCAGCTTGACCCGTATGGCAAGTTTCCCATCACCCCGCCTGATGGCAGCAAATATGCTGTAAGGTTGGGCAATGACGGTACCGGTGCCCAGGCAGAACGCCTGTCTTACAACTTTACAGTGCCGCAAACAGATTTTGCCCTTACCTATCAGTACGCTGTGGTGCTGCAAGATCCAAACCACTCCGCAGAGCAACAGCCAAGGTTTACTGCAAAAGTTTTGGACCTTACTACCAATACCTACATCTCCTGTTCATCCTTCAACTACGTTGCAACCGCTAATATCCCCGGCTTTAAAAAGTCAACAGTAAGCAACATGGTTATTTACAAGGGCTGGACGCCTGTTACCATTGATCTTTCGGCATTTAAGGGCAGGCAGATGCAATTAGAATTTACCACTGCTGATTGTACGCAAGGCGGCCACTTTGGCTACGCCTATATAGACGTTAACCGCACTTGTTCAAGTATTATAAATGGTAACAATTATTGCGCTAATACAACAGATGTGCCACTGTTAGGGCCTGCAGGTTACGCCACTTATCAGTGGTATAATGAAGACAGGTCGACATTGTTGGGGACAACCAACCCCTTGATCATAAAACCCGTAGACGGCCAAAAGGTGATTCTCGACCTGACCCCTTACGATGGTTTTGGCTGTGCAGCCACACTAACCACTACGTTGCACAAAAGTTCTTTAGCGATGACGGTGACAGACCCGCCTGCTGTTTGCTACCCTGCAACAGTTGATGTTACCAAAGCCGTAAAAGTAACGGATGACCTGGCCGTGATAAACGTATTTACAGATGCTGCGTGCACCAATCCGGTTGATGATCCAAAAGCAATAGCTACAAGCGGTACCTATTATATCCAGGCCTATAATCTCACCTGCGGTTCGTTAACCCAGTCTGTTAATGTAACGGTAAACCCTAAACCAAATTTAAAGGTCACTAATCCACCTACTGCCTGCAGCTACGAAACTGTGGACCTAAGCGCTGCAGCGATAGTTGCAGGAAGCGATGCCGGCCTTACTTATACCTTTTTTGCGGATGCTAACGCGACCGTACCCCTAACAGACTACAGCAAAGTAAAAGCTGCTGGTACCTACTATATTGTTGGAACCAATAAATACGGATGCAGCACCATACAGGCGGTTAACATAACTTTCTATCCGCCTATTGACCTTGTTGTCCAAGACCCAGGGGCGGTTTGTTTTCCCAGCACGGTCGATATCACAACACCCGGCATAGCTAACAACACATCAACCGGTGGTGTATTAAGTTATTGGAAAGATGTCAACGCGACCGTGCCGCTGGTTGACCCAACAAAAATAATTGATAGCGGTGTTTACTACATCAAACTGATAGACCCCAATGCCTGTCAGGTTATTAAACCGGTTAATGTCACCGTTCACAGCCTTCCTACTTTAAAAATTACGGCGCCGAAAGATGTTTGCCTTCCGGGCAATGTAGACATAACGCAGGCATACATTACAAAAGGCAGTAAAGACATCAACAAATTGAGTTACTGGCGAGATGCCAAAGCGACGATCGCGCTTAATAATCCCACAAGTGTTACAGACAGTGGAAAGTATTATATTAAGGCCACAAGTGTTTTTGGCTGCGAAACGGTAGACTCTGTTCTAGTTGGCATCCATAAGTTACCGGTACTTAAAATCACAGCGCCGGCAGGTGTCTATCAACCACAAACTATAAATCTGGCTGCGCCTGCCGTAACTGCAGGCAGCTCGCCAAGACTATATTTCTCTTATTATTTAGACTCCACTCTCACAATTAGGGTACCCAATCAATACAAGGTATCGGCAACAGGTACTTATTATATCAAAGCCGAGAACGTTTATGGTTGCGATACAAGTGCGGCCGTAAAAATTATTGTAGCAGAGGTACCTGATATAAAAGTACCAAAGGCTTTTACGCCGGGACAAACCACAAACGACAGGTTGTATCCTTTCCTTATCGGTATTAAGTTACTTAAAGTTTTTAAGGTATATAACCGCTGGGGAAACCTGGTTTTTCAAACCTCAAACGCGGCACCGGGCGCAGGCTGGGATGGTAACACTAATGGAAAAATAAACTTTATGGATACCTATAGCTGGGTGGCCGAGGGATATGACCAATTGGGAAATTTGGTGCATCGTACCGGCAATACTTTGATTTTGAAATAG
- a CDS encoding PorP/SprF family type IX secretion system membrane protein encodes MRKYLLTGLIILSCFIARAQDPHFSQYFASPLTVNPANTGFFDGKLRFAANERQQWANIGSAYSTTSLSFDLKILENAIPEYDIFAVGVSGMFDSSLSGAYKSNYLSFSTAYHKSLAEEGRHMLTLGVQATYAALSFDYNRLTFATQFNGTDFDPTLPGYINAANPNSNYADIHAGLLYAAHLEQANFYAGVSLYHIAKPVESLFNTVSTIPYRKTLSAGGEINISPVSSVLFSGIYSKQAEATDSRIGGAWCLKRPFDRFRGTGRVNFYAGLWYANNNTFIPYLGADIQNFSAGFNYETSYSSLNYHPATFEVSLMYRVGSKTPDRCLRF; translated from the coding sequence ATGAGAAAGTATTTGCTGACGGGTTTGATTATTTTAAGCTGCTTTATCGCAAGGGCTCAAGACCCTCATTTTTCCCAGTATTTTGCTTCGCCATTGACCGTTAACCCCGCAAACACCGGATTCTTTGACGGCAAACTAAGGTTTGCAGCCAATGAGAGGCAACAGTGGGCAAACATTGGCTCCGCTTACTCAACAACATCACTTTCATTTGATCTCAAGATCCTTGAAAATGCAATACCTGAGTATGATATTTTCGCGGTAGGCGTATCCGGTATGTTCGATAGTTCACTTAGCGGCGCATATAAAAGCAACTATTTATCGTTTTCAACCGCATATCATAAGAGTTTGGCAGAAGAAGGGCGGCACATGCTTACCCTGGGGGTGCAGGCAACATATGCGGCCTTAAGTTTCGACTATAACCGGCTTACGTTTGCCACGCAGTTTAACGGTACGGACTTCGACCCAACCTTACCGGGATACATTAATGCCGCAAACCCCAACAGCAACTATGCGGATATACATGCCGGGTTGCTCTATGCCGCGCACTTAGAACAAGCTAACTTTTACGCCGGCGTGTCACTTTACCACATTGCCAAACCTGTGGAATCACTATTTAATACCGTTAGCACGATACCCTATCGCAAAACGCTCTCTGCAGGTGGCGAGATAAATATCTCGCCTGTATCTTCTGTTTTGTTCAGCGGCATTTACTCAAAACAGGCGGAAGCAACGGATAGCCGTATCGGCGGCGCCTGGTGCCTTAAACGCCCTTTCGACCGTTTTCGGGGAACTGGTAGGGTTAACTTTTACGCGGGTTTGTGGTATGCCAACAATAACACCTTTATACCTTATCTTGGCGCTGATATTCAGAATTTTAGTGCGGGCTTTAATTACGAAACATCTTATAGCTCATTAAATTATCACCCGGCCACTTTTGAAGTTTCTTTGATGTACCGCGTTGGTTCAAAAACACCCGACAGATGCCTAAGATTTTAA
- the bla gene encoding subclass B1 metallo-beta-lactamase: MQNTAMFNKFAVLLTFVSVLIAGLQTFAQTTPTKIKVDSIAPGFWIYQSYGNYNGQQVSANGLICEGETGLIIVDAPWDTLQTRQLLTWIDSTRHKPILFSIHTHYHADRVGGLDVYHQRGIKAYATAATIARVDPKLQRDLTPLQSTDTVLYAGITPANIYFPGAGHTADNIVVWFPLQKILFGGCMIKSTDDSTLGNIADADLNAWPNSLKNLMQRYPNAAIVIPGHDGWRGDSIRHTLDLLNQGKAK; this comes from the coding sequence ATGCAAAACACAGCTATGTTCAACAAATTTGCAGTCCTTCTGACTTTCGTCAGCGTTTTAATTGCCGGTCTACAAACCTTTGCCCAAACAACACCAACTAAAATAAAAGTTGATTCCATTGCACCGGGTTTTTGGATTTATCAATCGTACGGCAATTACAACGGTCAGCAAGTTTCTGCAAACGGATTGATCTGTGAAGGCGAGACAGGGCTCATAATTGTTGACGCGCCTTGGGATACTTTGCAGACAAGGCAATTGTTAACCTGGATAGACAGCACCCGGCACAAACCAATTCTGTTCTCTATTCATACGCATTATCACGCCGACCGCGTTGGCGGACTTGATGTTTACCATCAGCGCGGTATAAAAGCCTACGCTACTGCAGCTACAATAGCCAGGGTTGACCCTAAACTGCAAAGAGATCTAACTCCTTTGCAAAGCACTGACACTGTTCTTTATGCCGGCATTACTCCGGCCAATATCTATTTTCCGGGCGCGGGCCACACAGCGGATAATATTGTGGTCTGGTTCCCGCTGCAGAAAATATTGTTTGGCGGTTGCATGATAAAAAGCACCGACGACAGCACTTTGGGTAACATAGCGGATGCTGATCTGAACGCATGGCCAAACAGCCTGAAAAATTTAATGCAGCGGTATCCCAATGCAGCTATTGTGATCCCCGGCCACGATGGCTGGCGCGGCGATTCTATCCGACACACGCTCGATCTGTTGAATCAGGGAAAGGCGAAGTAG
- the lepA gene encoding translation elongation factor 4, translated as MQHIRNFCIIAHIDHGKSTLADRLLEYTETVTKRESQAQLLDDMDLERERGITIKSHAIQMDYELDGQKYVLNLIDTPGHVDFSYEVSRSIAACEGALLIVDASQGIQAQTISNLYLALENDLEIIPVLNKMDLPGAMPEEVKDQIVDLIGCKREEILAASGKTGLGVHDVLRAIVERVPAPVGDPEAPLQALIFDSVFNSFRGIIAYFKVVNGEIKKNTRVKFMATGKEYFADEVGTLKLNQVPKDVIKTGDVGYIISGIKEAREVKVGDTITLVERPAAEGIQGFEEVKPMVFAGIYPVDTEDYEELRESMAKLQLNDASLVFEPESSAALGFGFRCGFLGMLHMEIIQERLEREFDMTVITTVPNVSYLAYTTKGDQLLVNNPSDLPDPSKLEYVEEPYIKASIISKAEFVGPIMSLCIQKRGTIVNQSYLTSDRVELIFEMPMGEIVFDFYDRLKTISKGYASFDYHQIGYRQSDLVRLDIRLNSEPVDALSSLIHRSNSYDFGKKICEKLKELIPRQQFEIIIQASIGAKIIARETVKALRKDVTAKCYGGDISRKRKLLEKQKKGKKRMRQVGNVEIPQSAFMAVLKLD; from the coding sequence ATGCAGCACATACGTAATTTTTGCATCATAGCACATATAGACCACGGCAAAAGTACCCTTGCCGACAGGTTGTTAGAGTATACTGAAACCGTTACCAAACGCGAATCGCAGGCGCAACTGCTTGACGATATGGACCTTGAGCGTGAGCGTGGTATTACCATTAAGAGCCACGCCATACAAATGGACTATGAGCTTGACGGGCAAAAATATGTGCTGAACCTGATTGATACACCCGGCCACGTCGACTTTTCTTATGAGGTCTCACGGTCTATTGCCGCTTGCGAAGGCGCGCTGCTAATTGTAGATGCGTCGCAAGGTATACAGGCGCAAACCATATCAAACTTGTACCTGGCGCTGGAGAACGATCTGGAGATCATTCCGGTGCTAAATAAAATGGACTTGCCGGGCGCCATGCCTGAGGAGGTGAAAGACCAAATAGTAGATCTGATAGGCTGCAAACGCGAAGAGATCTTAGCAGCATCGGGCAAGACCGGTTTAGGTGTACATGATGTGTTGCGTGCCATTGTAGAGCGTGTCCCCGCCCCTGTTGGCGATCCCGAAGCGCCGTTACAGGCGTTGATTTTTGACTCAGTTTTTAATTCTTTCCGTGGCATTATCGCGTATTTTAAAGTGGTGAACGGCGAGATAAAAAAGAACACCCGGGTAAAATTCATGGCTACCGGGAAGGAATATTTTGCCGATGAGGTAGGCACGTTGAAACTGAACCAGGTACCGAAAGACGTCATAAAGACTGGCGATGTGGGTTACATCATCTCTGGCATCAAAGAAGCGCGAGAAGTTAAGGTTGGTGACACCATTACTTTAGTAGAACGCCCCGCAGCCGAAGGTATTCAAGGTTTTGAAGAGGTTAAACCGATGGTATTCGCGGGTATTTACCCTGTTGATACCGAAGATTATGAAGAGCTGCGCGAGTCGATGGCAAAGTTGCAATTGAACGATGCTTCGTTAGTTTTCGAGCCCGAATCTTCTGCTGCGTTAGGTTTTGGTTTCCGTTGCGGATTCCTGGGTATGCTGCATATGGAGATCATCCAGGAACGTTTGGAACGCGAGTTTGACATGACGGTGATCACCACGGTGCCTAACGTATCTTACCTCGCTTACACCACAAAAGGCGATCAGCTACTGGTAAACAACCCGTCTGACCTGCCTGACCCAAGCAAACTGGAATACGTTGAAGAACCATATATTAAAGCAAGCATCATTTCTAAGGCCGAATTTGTTGGCCCTATCATGTCGCTGTGTATTCAAAAGCGCGGCACCATTGTCAACCAATCATACCTCACGTCGGATCGTGTGGAGTTGATCTTTGAAATGCCTATGGGTGAGATCGTTTTTGATTTTTATGATCGTTTAAAAACGATATCCAAAGGTTATGCATCGTTCGATTACCACCAGATAGGTTACCGCCAGTCGGACCTGGTGCGTTTAGATATTCGTTTGAACAGCGAGCCTGTAGACGCGTTATCATCACTTATACATCGCAGCAACTCTTATGACTTTGGTAAAAAGATCTGCGAGAAACTAAAGGAACTAATCCCGCGTCAGCAATTCGAGATCATCATACAGGCATCAATCGGTGCCAAGATCATTGCCCGCGAAACGGTGAAGGCTTTGCGTAAAGATGTTACAGCAAAATGTTATGGTGGTGATATCTCGCGTAAACGTAAACTGTTAGAAAAACAGAAAAAAGGCAAGAAACGCATGCGCCAGGTTGGTAACGTAGAGATACCGCAATCGGCATTTATGGCTGTGCTTAAGTTAGACTAA
- a CDS encoding bifunctional 5,10-methylenetetrahydrofolate dehydrogenase/5,10-methenyltetrahydrofolate cyclohydrolase codes for MNLLDGKYVSEKLKGEIAADAASYLAKSGRKPHLVAVLVGHDGGSETYVASKMRNCEAVGFKSGTVRFEDDVTEEELLAKVEELNADEDIDGIIVQLPLPKHIDPEKVTARIDYRKDVDGFQPINLGRMQRNLPSFIPATPYGITLMLKEYSIETAGKHCVVVGRSNIVGSPMSILMARNAQPGNCTVTMCHSRTPDIKKFTLDADILIVAIGKKNFITADMVKEGAVVIDVGMNREISASTKSGYKLYGDVDFENVAPKTSWITPVPGGVGLMTIIGLLKNTLASANGTVY; via the coding sequence ATGAATTTACTCGACGGAAAATACGTTTCAGAAAAATTAAAAGGCGAGATCGCCGCAGACGCGGCTTCATACCTCGCAAAATCCGGCCGCAAGCCGCATTTGGTTGCGGTTTTGGTTGGGCACGATGGCGGCAGCGAAACTTATGTGGCCAGCAAAATGCGCAACTGCGAAGCCGTTGGATTTAAGTCGGGTACAGTTAGGTTTGAAGACGATGTTACCGAAGAAGAACTATTAGCAAAAGTCGAAGAATTGAACGCCGACGAAGACATCGACGGCATAATTGTTCAGCTTCCGCTTCCTAAACATATCGATCCTGAAAAAGTAACAGCGCGTATAGACTACCGCAAAGATGTAGACGGTTTCCAACCTATTAATCTGGGCCGTATGCAGCGTAATTTGCCATCGTTCATCCCGGCTACACCATACGGAATTACGCTAATGCTTAAAGAATACAGCATCGAAACCGCCGGTAAGCATTGCGTGGTTGTTGGCCGCAGCAATATTGTGGGTTCGCCGATGAGCATCCTGATGGCGCGTAACGCTCAGCCAGGCAATTGCACGGTTACCATGTGCCACAGCCGCACGCCCGACATTAAAAAATTCACACTTGACGCTGATATCCTGATCGTAGCTATCGGTAAAAAGAATTTCATTACCGCCGATATGGTAAAGGAGGGCGCTGTGGTGATAGACGTAGGCATGAACCGCGAAATCTCTGCAAGTACAAAATCCGGCTACAAACTATACGGTGATGTCGACTTCGAGAACGTTGCGCCAAAAACATCGTGGATAACCCCCGTTCCCGGTGGTGTAGGTTTAATGACCATTATTGGTTTACTGAAGAACACCCTTGCTTCGGCTAACGGGACGGTTTATTAA
- the rlmB gene encoding 23S rRNA (guanosine(2251)-2'-O)-methyltransferase RlmB translates to MAYSNSREPRRETNQMVFGIRAVIEAINSGKEIEALFMQRGLGGGLMMELKSLLNENGITAQQVPVEKLNRITQKNHQGVIAIISPITYQRIEDIVPQVFEQGKVPLILVLDGVTDVRNMGAIARTAECAGVDAIVIPSKGSAQINPDAIKTSAGALYKIPVCRHDNLLQTVKFLQESGLQVVCCTEKTETSIYSIDYSLPTAIVMGSEEDGIRNEIIRSAEHLAKIPMFGEIASLNVSVSAAVIIYEAVRQRS, encoded by the coding sequence ATGGCATACAGCAATTCAAGAGAACCACGCCGCGAAACCAATCAAATGGTATTTGGTATACGCGCAGTTATAGAAGCCATTAATTCCGGCAAAGAGATAGAAGCTTTGTTTATGCAGCGTGGTTTAGGCGGTGGCTTGATGATGGAATTGAAATCCTTGCTAAACGAAAATGGCATCACCGCCCAGCAGGTGCCGGTAGAAAAACTTAACCGTATTACACAGAAAAACCACCAAGGCGTTATTGCGATAATTTCACCCATTACCTACCAAAGAATTGAGGACATCGTTCCGCAGGTTTTTGAACAGGGTAAGGTGCCGCTGATATTAGTACTTGATGGCGTTACCGATGTGCGCAATATGGGGGCAATTGCCCGCACGGCCGAGTGCGCGGGTGTGGATGCAATTGTAATCCCATCAAAAGGTTCGGCACAAATAAATCCGGATGCGATTAAAACCTCCGCAGGGGCACTGTACAAAATTCCGGTTTGTCGCCACGATAATCTTTTGCAGACCGTTAAGTTTTTGCAGGAGAGTGGCTTACAGGTGGTTTGTTGTACAGAGAAAACAGAAACATCAATTTACAGCATTGACTATTCGCTACCCACAGCCATTGTAATGGGTTCAGAAGAAGACGGCATCCGCAACGAAATCATACGCAGCGCAGAGCACTTGGCCAAGATTCCTATGTTTGGCGAGATTGCTTCTTTGAATGTATCTGTTTCTGCCGCTGTAATCATTTATGAAGCGGTAAGGCAAAGGTCTTAA